The Manis pentadactyla isolate mManPen7 chromosome 12, mManPen7.hap1, whole genome shotgun sequence genome contains the following window.
CAGACAGAGCTGGAAGAGAACGTGGATGGGTGGAGAGGGGCAGAGATGGCTGACATGTGGCAGCTGTGGTGCGGCGGGAGGGAGGAGGCACCCCACATGGGGAAGTCCGAGAGATTGGACAGCTAAGCGGATACAGCACCATCCCAAGCACGCACACCCAAAAGACCAGTTAAAGTTGGGTTCTGAGCCAGGTGCACGTGAGCCAAAGCAGCAGGAGCGGGACGGAGGTGGAGGGAGCCGACCTAAGACAGGTGACATGGGAGACAGACCATGGACACCACGGTACTTTTGATGCAAGTGGTTCGCACAGACCCATTAAAAGACTGGCAGCATGGGCACAAACTGAGACCCATGGCCAAGTCTACAAGGAATTCTTTCCCATCGAACAATAAGGACAGGTTCCACATGAAAGATGTACCACGGAACCACCCACCAAGAGCTAGCAGGAGTGGCTATATTGGTGTGGGACTCACAgacttgggaacaaagaaagtgacatggGGTGAAGAAGTTCACACACCCTGCAAACGGATGCACACACCCAACAGCCCCGATACACACAGAGCAACCCGACAGGGCTGAGGGGCAAAGACATCCTGACAGCCGCCGACCCTCCACCATCAGGACAGAGAAAATCCACAAGGATCCAGAGCAACTGGAACTGCCATCCCCTGGCGGGGCCTCGGTGACTCAGCAGTGCACACACTGCTTCCAGGCACCCACGGGGCGACCACGTGCTGGGCCAGCACACAGCCTCCCCGCACCAAAGGACGGAGGTGAGGCACACGTCCTGGGCCCCCCGCGGAATCAGACTAGAAACCCACAGCAGCCGAGCAACAGGGGACTCTCCCAGTGCCGGGAAACTAAACTAACTTCCTTCCAGGTGACCTATGGGACAGATAGTCGTCTCGACAGAaattacaatatatttttaactgtatagacatgaaaacaaacaaaacaacaatttGTGGGGCTCAGCTGAAGCAGTgtgcttagaggaaaatttatagcattaagCAGTTGATTAGACAAGAAGTCTCTTGGAAAGGTATAAGCTTTCTCAAGAAACTCACAGAAGAGGAAGATAAACCCAAAGCAGAAGGAAAGAGGTAACGAGCAGAACTCAATgcaatttatttattgtttaaaaaacagaagtttttaaAAGTTGGTTTTCAAGTTGATCattgaaaagatcaatgaaattaaTGAACTTCTAACCAGGGTAaccaagaaaaatgagagaagacaTCAACAGCCAGCATCAGGAACGAAGGGGGTCATCACGACGGACACAGGAAGCGGCCTCACACCACACAGCCCCAACCCCCAATCGCTGGCTTAGGTGAGGCTAAGTCCCTGAGAACTGCAAACTGCCATATCTCACTAGAGGAAACAGACTGCAGATCTTAGAACTGACGAAGGAAACTGAACTTGCGGATAAAACCCTTCAGTGAAAAGCCTCCAGTCCCAGAGGGATCCCCCAGAACGGTCAGGAACGTGTACAGAAGAAATATGCCGATTACAGGCAGTCCCTTCCACAAAGCGCAGGACGGGACACTTCCCACCTGGGTCACTGGGGCCTCTGGTGCCCTGGCGCCCAAGCCAGAGATGGCGAAAGGCCACTGCTCCCCACACGAGCAGGCTCCAAACCCTCATGGGGACAAAGCCTGAGCTCAGCACTACGCCGACACCAAGGAAGCCCACAGGGTGCCAGGGCCAGGGGACTTGGTGCGGAGGGGCGGGGGCATCTCCTGGGGGGCGGGGTGGCAGGGGAAGGGTCTGGCCACCTCGCCTCCGTGAGGGGCTCACCTTCTTCACCAGGAGGCAGATGTGGTGGCCCTGGATGGAGCGGCTGTACATGGAGGCACACGAGTCCACTCGCTCCACAACTGCAACAGAGGACAGGTGAGGCCAGGCCGCAGGGTGAAGCTGCCCCATGGGGAGCAGACAGAGGCTGCACCGTTTAGCAGCCATGTCAAATCTCTTACCGGAAAAATGGTGATGAAAACAGATCTTTGCCAGAAGGTTCTGGAAGGACATACGAATGCCATCAACTTTGATTGAGCTCATGCTCAGGTCCCCAGACTCCAGCAACTTGGCAAAGGCGTCGCTGTGGGAAGAACCGAGGACAGGAGGCTGATGACGGGTGGGCGGGCTCACCAGCGTCAGGGCAGATAAAGACCCCAGCCCAGGGGCGGTCCCGCCTGTGGGTGCCTGCAGCTCAAAGTCTCTGAGGGTCTTACAAGATGTCATGGGCTGAACGGTGCTCTCCccaattcctatgttgaaaccctGACCTGCAGACCCTCAGAGAATGTGACAGTTTAGGAGGCAGGGCCTTTACAAGGTAAGAGGTCCCGGGGGACTCTGTGCTGGACCCAGAGTGCTGGAAGGGAGACGACATGGAGAGGTTGGCATCTACACACCACGCTGGCCTCAGCCTCCCAGGGGAAGTGCTGGCGCCTGCTGCCTGTGCTCTCTGTTCCGCAGCCTGCATGGGCTACCATGCCGGAGACGCCCGGCCCTCGTGCCGTAGGGCGGGCGGCCACGCACCTGTAGCACGGCGTCGTGATCAAGTATGAGGTGCAGCTGAAGTGCAGCTTGAAGTCGAGCTTCTCGTGGGTCGACCCTTCATCGTTCTGCCAGGAGCAAAGGTGCGGGGTGAGTGGGGGCAGCTCCCATCGGGATCTTGCTGGCCCTTGAGACGCCCGGCCCTGGGGTCTGGGAGCTCTCAGCTTGCAGAGCAGGCGCAGGGGTCCAGGAGCTCTGGACGCTGTGCCAGCCACACGTACCTTGGCAATGAAGGACAGGGTCCCCTTGAGCTTCTGGGCCATAACAATGCTCTGAATGGTGAACACAAACTGGGCTTCGTTGGAGATGCCTGCAAGGGTAAGGGGTGGAGGGCTGGCCTCAGCCTGGTCAGGAGGCCGGGCTCAGTCCCAGGGCACAGGTGACAGGAGTAAGTGGGGGCTCCTATGGGGGCGTGGCCACACCTCCCACAGCAGGTTCGTGGTGCCCAGCCACAAGCAAGGGCCTGGTCCCCCGGGCTGCAGGACTGAGGGAAGGAGCGGCACCGAGGGGACAGGCAGTACCTGCAAGCTTGGCCCCACTGAGCCCCCCACCTCTGCCGAGCCCTGCACGCCCGCTCACCCGGGGGCAGCTGGAAAGGCACAGGGACACCATCGTGGACAGAGGAGCCCTCTGGCCGGTCCAGCTTGGTGTTGAGCGAGTCCAGCACACTGAGCTCCATGTTCTTGAGGAAGCTGCTGCTCTGGTTTTCCAGGACGATGGACACAGTGACCTGGCTGTCCTTCTGCAGGCTGCCCTGCACATCATACATCTGCACAGAGCACAACAGCTTAGAGCCACGGGCCACGGGGGGCCGGCCACGCTCACTCCGCAGGCAGAGAAGCGGGAGAAAGGGGCATGGCGACCCTCCAAAGCCCTGCACCTCAGCCTTGTCTGCAACGGAAGCCATTCCCGCCCTGTCCTTGACAAATCTGCTGTCGCCTCAGCCTTGCCCTGCCCACAGCGAGCAGAGAGCAGACCGGCCCTCGAGGGGTTCTTTTCCCAGAAGGCCTCATGGACACCCAGGGCCTCTGAAGCCCCCAGGGTGCAGACACCTCCCCAGGTCCAGAGAAGGGCGCCCCAAGCCTGCATGGCCCTCCCGAGTGCGGTGGCTCACCATTTTAATGTAGGAGTTTTCAGCCAGGAGGCAGTAGCTGGACATGGGCTGTGAACAGAGGAGGGCATTTCAGCACTGGGCTGCACGCGCCCAGACGCCACCTGCTCACAGAACAAGGCCTGCCGACAGCTGCCACATGCCCAGGCAACACCAGGAGGAGCCCCCAGGGCCCAGATGGCACGTGTCCACACCCCAGGGGCTCCCCACACCCCCCGGCAGCTGAGCTCTGCCACGCAAGGGCCCTGCCAGGGAGGCGAGTGAAGTACCCCTCACCGGGAGAGGCTCCTCCTCATCCAGCGCGCCGTTCTCCACGGGCGCCGCAGGCCCTGGGCTCGGGCGCCGCCTCCTCTTGGGCCTCTTCCTGTCCTCGGCCCTCACCTCCTTCTCCCCCTTCTTCTTGTGGTGCTGCTTCTTATTCTTGGAAGGCTTCTGAAATGGGGGAGGTGAGCTCAGCCCCAGCTCCCACCGCTCCGCGGCTCCTCCGGGAGCAGACGGGCAGGCAGCGCCCTCGAGTCATGTGACTTGAGACACGGACTGACCGCACCCAGGAAGGGGCCCGCACGCCATAATGGACAGGCTCCAAATCCTCAGGCCAGGGGCCCTGCTGGGCAAGGATGGAGCTCACTGCCAACCGGGATAACACACAGGGAAAGTGCCAGAACAGACACCTGGTTGGCAACTCCCCCTGGAGCTCCCTGGCGTGCACCCCTGACAGGTTAAAACACGGCTGGAAAAAAACGTCCACACGTGTCCACAGCAAAGGACTCAGAGAAAATGAAGCAACACGCGTCCAACCATAGATGGAGCATCACGCAGTCATGAAAAGGAAGCCTGCCATGCACCACACGCGGACAGACCCTGAACACACGCCAGACACACAAGGCCACGTGGTGTGTAGCCTCATTTCTGTGACACGCCCACAGCAGGTGGATGCACAGACAATGTGGGCTTGTGGGTGCTGCGGGCTGGGGAGGGTGCCTAGCTCATGGGGATGGGGTTTTTCTGGGGTGGTAGAATGTTCTGGAACTGGACAGAGGTGGGGTGTGCACAACCCTATGAACGTACTAAAGCCAGGGACTTGCTTCCTTTAAGGAGATAAACTTCCCAGAGTAACGTATAGCCTGGTGAAGCTGACCCCAGCCATCAGACCCCCAGCACAGTGATGGGAGACTGCCGTGAAGGCCCCAGCGGGCCTCGTGGTGACACCCGGGTGGTGGTCACAGCCCTCCTCCCGCAGCCCCCTGCGCGGGCACACGGCCCGCCTGCGAGGTCGGCCCCTCACCCTCTCGGGGTCATGCTCCTcgccctcctcctctctcctgggCTCCTTGCCCTCCTCCTCAGGGGCGGTGATGACAGTGGCCGCCTTGAGCTCTTCCTGCAGGGAGCGGGTGCTGGGACTCTAAGGGCAGCCAGGGCTGGGGACAGTTTCCTGTGACCTGAACTGCCCTCATGCAGGGGACACCCCAGGGGCACAGGCCCAGGCCCTCTACAAACACTGTCTCCTGGGGCAGCACAGGGACAGGCCTGGCTGGCCGGGCACTGGCCAAGGCCACCATGTGAGACCCTGGGCTGTGGGCCTCACTGACAGGAGGCTGCTGCCGGGCTCAGGGACGCCAGCTCTGTGCCGAGGGTTGGCCCGACAGCCACTGTTCCGACAGCCGCTGGCTGGGTGGGATCCTGAGCACGGGACGGAGCTGGCCCAGGTCTGGCTTCTCCGTGTAAGGCACCCCCACCATTCACCCACCCCTGGGGACGGGCAGAAGGGCTGGCGTGGGCAGCACCCAGAGTAGGgctcctggatgcttcagagaggcagCTCTGCTGGGCTGAGGTCGAGGGGCCATGTGTGCAGCTGCGGGCCCTGAGAAGCCGACACAGGTGGCCCACCGGGCTCTTACCGTGGCCGGGGCAGGCAGTGGCGTGGTGGACAGCCAGAAATCTAAGTCCTCACCCTGAAACCACAGGGAGACCTGTCTTTGGCTGAGGCAGCAGGAAAGGCCCCAGGGAGGCCCTGGCAGACACAGGGGCCTGTGGGAGGCCCTCCCGGTCCGCCCAGCACAGGACCTGGGCTCAAGGAGCCGACAATGACCGTCTTGGGGGCACGCATTTCCTGCTCACACCCTTGCTGCTAGAAGAACCACGTGCGGCCCTCTCGCGCACCTGGGCGTCCCGGCCCTGGGCCCGGCCCTCGCCCCTCTCCTTCTCCCGCCTCTTCTCCTTGTGCTTCTTCTCCTTCTTGAGTTTCCTGCTCCTCTTCTCTAAGACAGGGACGTCCCCTTTCTCGGGGGACTGCAATGTCTCGGCGTCTCTGTGTTTCTGGACGGGCAGCTGCTCGCTGTCGGCTAAGGGCCTGGGACGGGGGCGGGGTCACAGgagtgcccccaccccacccacacacGGCCCCACACGTAGCCCCCAACCTGGCCCCACCTACTTGTCCAAGTCAATGTCCAGGGCCCTGTAGGGGTCGTTGGGGTCCTTTTCGTCCTCGTCACTGGGCAGAGCGTTCTGGAGGAGGGAAGGCGCTCCGTCTAGCCCCTGCCCCTGCAGAGCCAGGCCTGAGCGGTCTGCgagcccctcccccttctccgAAAGGGGCCACCAGGTCTGCGCCCACGAGGGCATCTGACTGGGGCCAGGAACTCAAAATGGGTGAGGGTGGGGTGCACTGAGGCCACGAGGCCGCTGGAACCGACGGGCTGGAGGCCTCCTGGACGGGGAGGCACTGCGGCGGGGCCCCCGACCATGGCGGGGGGGCAGGTCGGCGCGGACAGCGGGCAGGCCAACCTCGGGCATCTCCTCCGTGACGATGTCCACCCGCTGGGCGGGGGCGATGTCCTCGTCACTCTCGTGCAGCGAGCCGTGGAGCCGCGCACGGCCCCGCTtgcccttctccctgtgtctccgcctcgccttgcccttctccagcctctgcctctgcctgcgCTCCTCCTCCAGCTTCACATACTGGTCCGACGCGGGCATCCctgagggcaggcaggcaggcgctCAGCCACTGCCCTGTCGAGGCCGGCGGACGGCAGCTCTGAGAGCCGTGTGCGGGGGCTCCTGCGGGCATGAGGGGCCTCGGGCACCACCCCCTGGACACCCGGCCACAGGCAGTGGCTGCCTGAATGCCAATGGAGCCAAAGGGTCAGGGGGTGGTCCCGGGGAGATGAGGTGGCACCAGCATCGAGGTATAGGGCCCCCATGCTCCTCTCATCTACCCTGAGCTGGACCCTGAGCCCAGCAGGCAGGGGCAGGTGCACAGAGCCCGAGTGGCTGGCCCTTCACAGTGTCTGGGAACGGGACCCAGAACTCCCACCACCTTGCTGACAGGCCCAGGGCCTATACTGTCACACAAACACTTGCCTGGCACCTTCAGGGGCACCGAGAGGTCGATCTGCACCACCGGGATGTGCTCCACACCTGGCGCATCCTGGTACCGCTGGAGAAGCAAATATGCAGGTGTCACCAACGCCCACCCACACCCAGGAGCATGGGGCCCAGCTGGAGGCCAGGGAGACGGTCCACAGTTTAAGCACAGATCCAGGCACAAGACTTCCACTGACTTTTCCCACCCAAGTCCCTTTTTTCCTAGGCTAGAAAAGTAGTACTTGAAACCACAAGATGGTGGTGCCTCGTTGCCCACCATCTCAGTGACAGGGAACACCTGTGGCCACCTGGCAGCCTCAGCAGCCACCAGGTTCCCAGCAATCCTGCCCTGGGAGCTATGTCTGTTGGGGGAGCCCATGCCTCCCCAGTGGGGTCCACTGGGTGGAGGTGGCAGAGGAAGGCAAGGGAGCCACCCTGGATAAAGAATGTTCCACAAGGTGGTGCCCGCAACACCCTCCCTCCTGACTGGAGTCCCCCCGATTTGGGCACTATGCTTAGGGTCACCTTCCCACAGGACTTGGTGTCCAGGACCCCCTCACAGACTTGCCGTGTGGGTCTGCACCCAGACTGCCCTGAAGACAGCGACCCCTGGCGACCCTGGCAGTGGAGGGCCCTGCGGGGACGCCCCTTGCGGATGAGCTGGGACCAGCCTCACCTTCTGGGGGGAAGGGGAGCTCTTGATGTAGAAGGGGTTGTTAGCCTGCTCCTGCTTCCGAGCTTCTCGGCGCTGTGGGGACAGGATTCAAAGCGCACGTCAGCAACCATGCGGGCCACAGCCCCTCAGCCCCTCCTGGTGCAGGCCACCTCCCCGCTCCAGGCCCAGGTGGGGCTGAGTCCCTCGGGACTCTCCTGTGGGCACCCACGGAGGTGTGGGGGCAGGCAGCAGAGGCTGACAGCCCCACGGGAGGGAGGGTGAGCTCAGAGGCAGGGCCAGCTGCCCCAGGCTGCTCAGCTCTGGGGGAGGCCCAGACAGGGGCCAGGCTGTGCTGCCGGAAGGCCCGGCTGGGCGGGGGGGCCAAGCTGTGAGAGTGGGAGGTGCTGGGGGGCCCCAGCCTCAGAAAGGGAGGAACGGGGCgtggagggctgggggctgggggcgctCAGCGCCCCTGTGCTCCCCCAGGCTGCCTGCATGCTGCACACcgggggaggcagagggcagtGAGCCGTGCTGGGCGGGGCAGGGCACAGCAGCCTCACCCGGGCCAGCTCTTCCTCGTCCGCCTCAGGCTGCCGCTGCTGGGCAGGCCGGCGCTCCTCGTCCGGGAAGATGGCTTTGGGCTTCTCGCCCTCTGACTCGCTGTCTGAGGGCGGCTCATTAATCCAGGCATCCAGATCCAGGCTGTAGGGCACAGAGGGTCACAGTCTGGCCCGTGTGCCCGGCCCcggaggctcagggaggtggaCGAGGCAGAGATGACTATGTCCCCTTGAGGATGCGGACACGAAGGCCAGGGACCCTGGTGCCTGGGATGCTACACACAGCGCTCCCCACGTTCTGGGGGCCCCACCCAGGCTACACCCACCATCCCTCCAATGTATGCAGGTGAGGGGTGACAGCAAACCATCTCCCGGGGGTGGCCGCAGGGGACCAGCAAGGCACCAGGTTTGGCCACTCGACTCCGTGTCCAAGACAGGGCACACAGCTCACCCTTCTGGAACAGGAACCTTCTTCTGGGCCTTGGGAGCCACAGGGTTCAGCTCCCCAGCAAAGAGGCCGCTCACTTCTGCCGCCACTGGCACGCCCTTGGCCTGAAGCTTCTGGACATGCCTGACCAGCTGCAAGACGCAGGACGCCTGTGGGAGCCATGTGGAGGTCACAGGGTTCACAGAGGACTGGCCCTGGAGGCGACTCACAGCACCGCAGGGCACGGCTCAGATGCACACCCAGCAGGAAGCACCATGAGAAGCCCTGGCCCAGGAAGGCACCCAGCCAGGAAGGAACCAGCCCCTGCTGCTACAGGAGGTGGCGGGAGACAGGATAGGCCCAGAAGAAGGGCCATCTCCAGGGCAGGGGTGCCCCACCCCAAGACAACTGCTGGACGACCCCAGGCCCACCTCCACGGGACACCGCGGCACCTTCGCAGGGCCTGCCCTCCACAAGGTCAGAGTGTGGCCCCCAGCCTGACGTGGGGCTCAGGGTCCTGGGCCACAAACGGGCTATCTTCACACACCTGCCCTTGCCTGAAGAGGGCACCGGGGCCCAAGGACACTGCTAGGCCACAGATGCCCACGTTACGCCCCTGCTCTGGCCTGCCTACTGGAATGGCACACACCAAACCAGTGCCTAGACGAGCAGCTGGGTCCCCACCCGTAAACCTGGTCACCGCTCTGGCGATCTCCTGCCGTCTCGCCCTCAGATCACCTCCCACCGGCTCACCCCCTCTTGCTGATGCCCCTCCCTGGGCCCCCACAGGCCTCGGCTGCAGCAGAGCCCCAAAAGGGGATTCTTGGAGCTGCTTGGTGGGATGCGGCCCCCTCCCAAgaacccccagctcctggcagctgGTGTCAGCGCATACCCGCTCCTGGACCTCTAGGTCTGCGCTCTGCACAAACTGGGGCAGCCGCTCCGCCATGAGCTGGGTGGCCTCCTGGGCCGCCTCCGCCTCTGCAGCCTGCTCCTTCTGCTGTAGGATGGACGCATACAGCTTAACCACGTTCTGCACGTACACGGCCTGGATGTGGCCTGGCAGGGTGGTGACTTTGGGCCGCAGCATGGCCTCCAGGGTCTGCCGGGGCTCCTGCAGGTGCCTGGGGACAGGGAGGGCCGGGTGAGCCTGCCACACCGTGGCACCCGGTCCCAGGGTGGCTGCCCTTGCGAGCGAGGGCCTCTGCTAGAAGGGTCACAGGGGCACACTCTCCCACCCCCGCCCAGGACTACGGGATGGGGTCTGAAGGAACCATGGCAACGGCACGACAACCACTACTGAGAAGAGCTGAgaacaaaaacaggaaaatagCATCCACGTGAACGTGACAGAAAGTCTGAGTCCAAAAGGCGAGGGCAGGAGACCCGGGAGGACCTGCTCTCAGGACGGAGGGCGGGGCCGGGGCACGCAGCTGACTGCAATCACAAGTATTTACGGGAAGGAGCAGCAGAGGGACCTGGGCAGGCCTTCGGGTGTGGGAGATGCCCAGGAAGCTGCACAACTGCGGGGCTCCAGAGGGCGGGTCTGCCGGGCACAGTCCCTCCTTTGCAGCCACCACGCAGCCGCTGGGAGGCCCGCTCACGCCACTCACTCGGAGAACTCCCCGCAGACCCAGGCGGCCGCGTAGAGCACCTCGCAGATGCCGTTGCGTTGCGTGCTGCTGGCCACCAGGTGGGCGCGGTCGAGCAGCGCGGACATCTGTGCCACGGCGAACTTGCGGATGGCCTTCACGCGGATAGCCACGTCTAACATTTGGGCGGCGATGAGGTGGCCGTGGCGCGTGCCTTCTAGCCGGGTCAGCTCCACAAGCACACTGATGTACCTGTGGGAGGGAACCCATGAGGTGCGCCCCCTGGGGCCGCCCCGCGCCCACCGGCTGCCACGGACCACTCAAAGTTGGTGATGTGCTGGTAGTTAGACTGGCTGCAGATGTCAATGATCTTCGTGAGCAGCTCGTCGCGGTAGGTGGTGCCCTCGGCCTTGTCCACGTGGGTCATCAGCTTCTTGACAATCTCCATTAGGTTCTTCTTGGACACCTGTGGGAGGTGCTGGTGAGGGCGGCTGGGCGGTGCTGGGTGGATTGGGCGGTGCCGGGCCAGCCGGGAGGGCACGCACCATGCCGTACAGCAGGTCAAGGGCCCGCAGCCGGATGGACTCATCCTTGTCGTCCAGACACTGCAGGACCAGGTCCTTGTGGGCCTGCACGGACTTGGGGTGAGTCCTCAGAATCTTGGACATGGCCAGCAGGCCCAGGTACTTCACTGCGGAGACAGCAAGATGCAGTTAACCCCACTGCTGCCCAGACGGACTCCGGGACAGCCTTGTAGCCCCGACAACCTGGGGACCTGTGGTTGGTCCCCAGTTGTCCAGGGCAACACTGTGAGCGCTGGCCAAGTCCAAGGCCCTGCCAGGTCCCACAGGGTGCTAAGGACCTCGCTCAGGGTGCCGCTGCCCACCTCAACTAGCCCCAGCATGCCATCACCTAGACCAGGGTGGCACACTGCGGGCGTGCCCAGCCTGAAGCCTGTTTCTGTAAGCGCACCTTTAGGGACACACAGCCGTGTCTGTCGCTTACGCGCCTGTGGGAAGGTGCCTGGCAGGAAGGCACTCACCTGGGCCGCAGGCAGTGGCGTGGCCTCAGCCCTCTCAGAAGCTTCTGCCTGCAGCCCCTACAACCAAGCGTGGGTGGGCCAGGAGAGGGGGCGCCTTACACACACCTGGCCCCCAAGGGCCAACCTGATGCCACCAGCTCCTTAGAGGAAGAGCATCCGCTCCTTCTGCAGAAAGGAGCCCCGCCTCCGCGGGTCTGGGGAGCGGGGcccacagagcagggagagggggaCTCACAGTTTTGATCGGAGTCTTCTATCAGTATCCTCAACTTCTGAACACAGAGCTGCAGAGGGGACGACACCGGTCACACCTTCTGTGCCAACGATGACGCCAGTGACCCTGGGCTGGCCTCACCCCGAGCCCCATCCCATGCCGAGGGCCCACTGGTCAGCCCAGAGGGAGGTGAGGAGCACTGGGGCCACGGCGGGTCAGCCCAGGGATAAGGACGCCCGTGTACCCACGGTGGGGCACCTGCCATGGCAGAGGCGCCACTGGCTGGCATGAAGGAAGACAGACAACAGGCTCCAACATGCACAGGGACTCCCACAGAGGCGTGGGACACTGGTGGCTTCCCCAGACACACGTGCTGGCCTCATGCCCCTCACTAATCCACCCAAGACAGGACGCGGCTGTGCCCCTGGGACACAGAGCAGGAATGACGCAGCAAGCGTGGGGTGGCCAGCATCTGTCAGTGGGGCAGGGGGCTCCCAGGGTGGGGACGTGGGAGGCGCCAGCTGGCCGGCAGGTCCTCAGGATGCTTGCCCGGCCCGCCCACCTCTGCGCGTGGTGCCACCGACCCCGGGAGACATACCTGGATGCTGGCACTGTGGTTGGGCATGCCGGAGGACAGGGAGATGAGAACTGAAACACACAAGCTGGTCAGACCCCAGCACGCAGGGTCCCTGCACACATCCCTGTGCCCAGAGGAAGGGACGGGGCGGACCACCAAGTGGGAAGCTGCTCGCCCAGATGACCTCTGCAGGAGAGAGCCTGGCTGCTCACGGGGAGGCCGGCTTGCGGGGTGGGGTCTggagctgggccctgggcccctgcACTCCCCCTGGAGTCAGGGGTCTCTGTCTGTGCCAGCACAGTGGCCTAGTAACCAGCCCCAGAGGAGAACCCTCGGCACCAAGACAGCAGGCCAGCGCCCTGGGGACACCAGATATCCCTGTCCAGGGCAGCTCCATGGTGCTGGGGCCACGTATCCCCACCTGCTGCCCCTGGATGCAGGTCCCCTGGGCCCATCGCCTCTCCACCCCACAACCCCTCCACCCACTGCCAAAGCCACCTCTGGCCCTGCCACGGTCCCATTCTCCCCACGGGCCTCCCCACACACAGGAGCCCATTCTCCAGGCTCAGCGCCCACCACCTCCAGGCGCTGGCCGGCCCTGCCTCTCCATTACTGTCCGAGCCTCGGGGACACCCAGGGCCCATGTAGCTCTTATCAGAGAACATGGACCCTGGGCCAGCTTCCTGGGAATTCCCAAGTTTTAAGGCTGACCATGCATCTGTACAGAGGGACCGCAGGGCTAGCTTCCCCACTGCTCCAGGCAGGGGCACCCCTTGAACCGCCAACACCGCCAGCTTGCGAGACCTGGTGCAGGGACACGGGGCCTGGATGGTGACCCAGGACGTGGCCAGCCAGGTCCAGGAGGCTCGGGTCCCacaaacagagagacagaggagcTTCTCAACCACACAGGAGTGCTGGGTACGGCCCTGCCTGGACACAGACTCAAATAGACAGCCACTTAAGAATGCCCCCAGAGGGGCACATCCCAGTTCTGTGTCACGAGACCTTGGCTATACGTTCCTACGCTTCAGGGTTCCAGGGACATGGCCCAACACCTGAGATGGGCTTTGAAACGCTCAGAAAAGTGAGGTCTCATTGGC
Protein-coding sequences here:
- the AP3D1 gene encoding AP-3 complex subunit delta-1 isoform X2 translates to MALKMVKGSIDRMFDKNLQDLVRGIRNHKEDEAKYISQCIDEIKQELKQDNIAVKANAVCKLTYLQMLGYDISWAAFNIIEVMSASKFTFKRIGYLAASQCFHEGTDVIMLTTNQIRKDLSSPSQYDTGVALTGLSCFVTPDLARDLANDIMTLMSHTKPYIRKKAVLIMYKVFLKYPESLRPAFPRLKEKLEDPDPGVQSAAVNVICELARRNPKNYLSLAPLFFKLMTSSTNNWVLIKIIKLFGALTPLEPRLGKKLIEPLTNLIHSTSAMSLLYECVNTVIAVLISLSSGMPNHSASIQLCVQKLRILIEDSDQNLKYLGLLAMSKILRTHPKSVQAHKDLVLQCLDDKDESIRLRALDLLYGMVSKKNLMEIVKKLMTHVDKAEGTTYRDELLTKIIDICSQSNYQHITNFEWYISVLVELTRLEGTRHGHLIAAQMLDVAIRVKAIRKFAVAQMSALLDRAHLVASSTQRNGICEVLYAAAWVCGEFSEHLQEPRQTLEAMLRPKVTTLPGHIQAVYVQNVVKLYASILQQKEQAAEAEAAQEATQLMAERLPQFVQSADLEVQERASCVLQLVRHVQKLQAKGVPVAAEVSGLFAGELNPVAPKAQKKVPVPEGLDLDAWINEPPSDSESEGEKPKAIFPDEERRPAQQRQPEADEEELARRREARKQEQANNPFYIKSSPSPQKRYQDAPGVEHIPVVQIDLSVPLKVPGMPASDQYVKLEEERRQRQRLEKGKARRRHREKGKRGRARLHGSLHESDEDIAPAQRVDIVTEEMPENALPSDEDEKDPNDPYRALDIDLDKPLADSEQLPVQKHRDAETLQSPEKGDVPVLEKRSRKLKKEKKHKEKRREKERGEGRAQGRDAQGEDLDFWLSTTPLPAPATLKAATVITAPEEEGKEPRREEEGEEHDPERKPSKNKKQHHKKKGEKEVRAEDRKRPKRRRRPSPGPAAPVENGALDEEEPLPPMSSYCLLAENSYIKMMYDVQGSLQKDSQVTVSIVLENQSSSFLKNMELSVLDSLNTKLDRPEGSSVHDGVPVPFQLPPGISNEAQFVFTIQSIVMAQKLKGTLSFIAKNDEGSTHEKLDFKLHFSCTSYLITTPCYSDAFAKLLESGDLSMSSIKVDGIRMSFQNLLAKICFHHHFSVVERVDSCASMYSRSIQGHHICLLVKKGDKSVSVDGKCSDCTLLNNLLEEMKGTLAQC
- the AP3D1 gene encoding AP-3 complex subunit delta-1 isoform X1 — its product is MALKMVKGSIDRMFDKNLQDLVRGIRNHKEDEAKYISQCIDEIKQELKQDNIAVKANAVCKLTYLQMLGYDISWAAFNIIEVMSASKFTFKRIGYLAASQCFHEGTDVIMLTTNQIRKDLSSPSQYDTGVALTGLSCFVTPDLARDLANDIMTLMSHTKPYIRKKAVLIMYKVFLKYPESLRPAFPRLKEKLEDPDPGVQSAAVNVICELARRNPKNYLSLAPLFFKLMTSSTNNWVLIKIIKLFGALTPLEPRLGKKLIEPLTNLIHSTSAMSLLYECVNTVIAVLISLSSGMPNHSASIQLCVQKLRILIEDSDQNLKYLGLLAMSKILRTHPKSVQAHKDLVLQCLDDKDESIRLRALDLLYGMVSKKNLMEIVKKLMTHVDKAEGTTYRDELLTKIIDICSQSNYQHITNFEWYISVLVELTRLEGTRHGHLIAAQMLDVAIRVKAIRKFAVAQMSALLDRAHLVASSTQRNGICEVLYAAAWVCGEFSEHLQEPRQTLEAMLRPKVTTLPGHIQAVYVQNVVKLYASILQQKEQAAEAEAAQEATQLMAERLPQFVQSADLEVQERASCVLQLVRHVQKLQAKGVPVAAEVSGLFAGELNPVAPKAQKKVPVPEGLDLDAWINEPPSDSESEGEKPKAIFPDEERRPAQQRQPEADEEELARRREARKQEQANNPFYIKSSPSPQKRYQDAPGVEHIPVVQIDLSVPLKVPGMPASDQYVKLEEERRQRQRLEKGKARRRHREKGKRGRARLHGSLHESDEDIAPAQRVDIVTEEMPENALPSDEDEKDPNDPYRALDIDLDKPLADSEQLPVQKHRDAETLQSPEKGDVPVLEKRSRKLKKEKKHKEKRREKERGEGRAQGRDAQGEDLDFWLSTTPLPAPATEELKAATVITAPEEEGKEPRREEEGEEHDPERKPSKNKKQHHKKKGEKEVRAEDRKRPKRRRRPSPGPAAPVENGALDEEEPLPPMSSYCLLAENSYIKMMYDVQGSLQKDSQVTVSIVLENQSSSFLKNMELSVLDSLNTKLDRPEGSSVHDGVPVPFQLPPGISNEAQFVFTIQSIVMAQKLKGTLSFIAKNDEGSTHEKLDFKLHFSCTSYLITTPCYSDAFAKLLESGDLSMSSIKVDGIRMSFQNLLAKICFHHHFSVVERVDSCASMYSRSIQGHHICLLVKKGDKSVSVDGKCSDCTLLNNLLEEMKGTLAQC